CTCTGATCTCTTGTGTTATGTTTTGTTGTGACTCAGACAGAGATCAACTACTTGGGGCAGTTAAGTCATCCCAATTTAGTTAAATTGATTGGTTATTGCGTGGAAGATGAACAACGGCTTCTTGTGTACGAGTTTATGCACAAGGGTAGTCTTGAGAATCATCTCTTCTCAAGTGAGTCTTTAATCGCTTTATTAATCAAAATCCATATTTTGTGTAACttgagagtttttgttcttatgtTTGAATGTTTTTGAAGCAGGAAGCCGGGACTTTAAGCCGCTCTCTTGGATTCTACGGATAAAGGTTGCACTTGATGCAGCTAAAGGACTCGCATTTCTTCATAGCGACCCTGTCAAAGTCATATACCGAGACATCAAGGCGTCTAACATCTTGCTCGACTCGGTATTATGCTCTTCTCTCTGAAAAAAACCCTTTAAGTCtacatgctttttttttattttttattttatcaacgACTTAATGATACTGACTTTGTTTTACAAACAACAGGACTTCAATGCAAAGCTTTCAGACTTTGGTTTAGCGAGGGACGGTCCTATGGGAGAAACTAGCTATGTTAGTACCAGGGTCATGGGCACATTTGGCTACGCCGCGCCAGAGTATGTCTCAACAGGTAAAGTTCTAAGATATAAACTGTTGCTAAGATATGATACAATCAATTGCCTAACTATAGCATGAGTATAATAAATGCGAGTTTGAATAGTAATAACTATAACATTTTGGCGGTAAGAGTTGCattcttgttttgttctctcatatctcttatcttttttcaGGTCACTTGAATGCTAGAAGCGACGTATACAGTTTCGGGGTTGTTCTTCTGGAACTACTATGTGGAAGGCAAGCACTGGACCATAACCGCCCAGCCAAGGAGCAAAACCTTGTGGATTGGGCTAGACCGTACCTCACAAGTAGGCGAAAGGTTCTACTAATTGTGGACACTCGGCTTAACTCACAGTACAAACCCGAAGGAGCCGTGAGATTGGCAAGCATTGCTGTGCAGTGCCTCTCATTCGAACCCAAATCGCGTCCGACCATGGACCAAGTTGTCCGAGCCTTGATACAGCTGCAAGACAGCGTGGTTAAACCGGCAAACGTTGACCCGGTTAAGGATACAAAGAAAGTTGTGGGATTGAAAATTGAAGACAAGTACCAGAAAAACGGTTTAAACAAAAAGACTGATGGTTTGTAGTAGGTAGAGGATGATGTGGCTGCTGGTTAGGTCTCATGTCtccttgtttgttgttgttgttgttgttgttgttgtaatatttGTCTGTGTGTAAGTGATTTTGTAACACTGGTTATAGCTTTTTTGCTCCTGTTGTTGATTTGGGGAGAATCTTTTTCTGATAGATCAAATATTTTGAGTATATATACCAAAATGGGGTAGTGACcatatatgtaactaattaattttctgTCAGATTTTAGGGTTACgttttcctattttatttttcctaatcGNaaaaaaaaaaaaaaaaaaaaaaaagcctagaccaatctctgttttttccaagaattttttttttatttttacacaaaactGGAAAACAGCAATAAGGCCAAGCCCATTTAATAGATGGGCCTAGCTACTCAGATCAtccaatagaagaagaaaacaagagaagtcatcatcttcttctctcttcttctctagttGTTCATTCACTTCATCAGATCTGTCTTTTGAACAATTTGTGTCTTCTCTTTTTGCTACTCTCTCAAAGTTTACCAAGTGTTCCGTCGGAGGTAATAATTTCCTGATCTTTTTATTCTCTCATGAATCCTCCGATTGTAAACTCTTTTGAGGATCTCTGGTGTTGAATACGTTTCTTCTCTCTGTgttaggttttttctttttttttcttggaaaaGATGAGGAGATACAGTCCGCCTTATTACAGCCCTCCAAGGAGAGGATATGGTGGTCGAGGTAGAagtccacctcctcctcctagACGTGGATATGGTGGTGGACGTAAAGGATCTAGCCATGGTAGTCTCTTGGTTCGTAACATTCCTCTTGATTGCaggttaattttttcttttctctctctctctctctctctctctctctctctctctctcttgcttaaATTACAAAAGACTCTATTGGGTTTTTActgattttgttgtgttttttttgattttgcagACCAGAAGAGCTTCGTGCGCCCTTTGAGAGGTTTGGACCTGTGAGAGATGTTTATATCCCGAGAGACTATTACTCTGGGTGAGcttactctttcttttcttttttccttcttgatgTCTTTTGAGctgttgtttaatcttgattgaTAGACTTAGTTGTGTGATGATTAGCATATATGATTCTTGTTTTGAAGCCATTTTGAGTTCCTTTGTTTACATTGCATGATGCTTCATATTCAATGCTGAACCTTTGATATGATAGAAAAAGGGTGTTTGTAAGTCGTCAAGGTTTGCACAAATTGAGATGACATATGAGTTGATTTTGGCGCAAGTTATGCTCtgcactttcttctttttttttggtttactctGCACTTTCTGTTAGAGCTTAGTTCTCGAGGTTAGAAGAGACCTTTGTCGATGAGTACTCAATTTCAGAGCTTTCTTTTTTGACTTGCTTTTTCCTTAGTACATTAAACGTTGAATGATTTCCCAGGGGGTATGTTGGCTTGAAGTTAAAACAAGACCAAGCCCCACATTTTGATGAAGCCCTCGTGAAAAATGCTTAACTTAGTGCATTAAAAGGATATTAAGAGTCATTTCAAATCAAGAATGTTTTGTTTGGAAGCAAGTTTATAAGTGaagattgttttgtttggaaGCAAGTAGTATGTGAAGATTGTTCTATATGGAAGCAAGTAATAAGTGAAGAATGTTCCTTATGAAGCTTTACTATAAATTACTCAAACTTTATAAGTTTGTTTGGGAAGGCGATCTGAAGAGAACTTACTTTTGGGATCAAGTGCTTCTTATTTTTACAAGATCTCTTGCCTCTTTTCGAGTTGATGTGCTTAAACTGTTAAGAAAAGGTCAGCTACTAGCGATATTTGCATAAGTAGAAGTCTGCTTTTCTTAGAAGTTCTCAGAAGCTGATGTTTACTTAGACGTTCTCAGAAGCACAATTACCATATCTGAGAAAGGTATTCAGTCTAGTGGTTGAGTGTAGGCTGAGTTTGCTGATAATATAAAATCTTCCTAGTGTTATGTGCATTGCTATCAACCATCAAACACTTGGAATGATAAGCTTTTGAATTATGCAGGGAACCGCGGGGGTTTGCCTTTGTGGAGTTTGTTGATGCATATGATGCTGGGGAGGCTCAAAGAAGCATGAACAGGAGGATATTTGCTGGGAGAGAGATAACTGTGGTTGTTGCTTCAGAGTCTAGGAAAAGGCCTGAGGAGATGCGTGTGAAGACTAGGACTCGGAGTAGGTAAGTTTCGATATTCTGATTGCTAAAGCAAATAAGTTATCAATCATATCGCTCTTCCCCAAAGAAGTTGAGAACAATAATCAAAAAATTGTCTTCTGTTTTTCAGGGAACCTTCAGGCTCCAGAGGTCGTTCTCATGATTAGTCTGATTCT
The sequence above is drawn from the Camelina sativa cultivar DH55 chromosome 4, Cs, whole genome shotgun sequence genome and encodes:
- the LOC104781427 gene encoding probable receptor-like protein kinase At3g55450 isoform X1 encodes the protein MGSCLSSRVLNKSSSGLDDLRLSSYKSSSSSYAGAHKTEGEILSSTSVKSFTFNELKLATRNFRADSVVGEGGFGCVFRGWLDETTLTPTKSSSGLVIAVKRLNPDGFQGHREWLTEINYLGQLSHPNLVKLIGYCVEDEQRLLVYEFMHKGSLENHLFSTGSRDFKPLSWILRIKVALDAAKGLAFLHSDPVKVIYRDIKASNILLDSDFNAKLSDFGLARDGPMGETSYVSTRVMGTFGYAAPEYVSTGHLNARSDVYSFGVVLLELLCGRQALDHNRPAKEQNLVDWARPYLTSRRKVLLIVDTRLNSQYKPEGAVRLASIAVQCLSFEPKSRPTMDQVVRALIQLQDSVVKPANVDPVKDTKKVVGLKIEDKYQKNGLNKKTDGL
- the LOC104781427 gene encoding probable receptor-like protein kinase At3g55450 isoform X2: MGSCLSSRVLNKSSSGLDDLRLSSYKSSSSSYAGAHKTEGEILSSTSVKSFTFNELKLATRNFRADSVVGEGGFGCVFRGWLDETTLTPTKSSSGLVIAVKRLNPDGFQGHREWLTEINYLGQLSHPNLVKLIGYCVEDEQRLLVYEFMHKGSLENHLFSRSRDFKPLSWILRIKVALDAAKGLAFLHSDPVKVIYRDIKASNILLDSDFNAKLSDFGLARDGPMGETSYVSTRVMGTFGYAAPEYVSTGHLNARSDVYSFGVVLLELLCGRQALDHNRPAKEQNLVDWARPYLTSRRKVLLIVDTRLNSQYKPEGAVRLASIAVQCLSFEPKSRPTMDQVVRALIQLQDSVVKPANVDPVKDTKKVVGLKIEDKYQKNGLNKKTDGL
- the LOC104781429 gene encoding serine/arginine-rich SC35-like splicing factor SCL30 isoform X2; amino-acid sequence: MRRYSPPYYSPPRRGYGGRGRSPPPPPRRGYGGGRKGSSHGSLLVRNIPLDCRPEELRAPFERFGPVRDVYIPRDYYSGEPRGFAFVEFVDAYDAGEAQRSMNRRIFAGREITVVVASESRKRPEEMRVKTRTRSREPSGSRGRSRSRSISRSRSPRRPSDSRSRYRSRSYSPAPRRRGADYSPSPRRRQEERPRSPPRGPPRGEDGKYSRRSYSPGYEGDAAPDRDRNGDTEIREKPGYEPEERRRGGRAVSRSPSGSKSVEASPR
- the LOC104781429 gene encoding serine/arginine-rich SC35-like splicing factor SCL30 isoform X1, which produces MRRYSPPYYSPPRRGYGGRGRSPPPPPRRGYGGGRKGSSHGSLLVRNIPLDCRPEELRAPFERFGPVRDVYIPRDYYSGEPRGFAFVEFVDAYDAGEAQRSMNRRIFAGREITVVVASESRKRPEEMRVKTRTRSREPSGSRGRSHGRSRSRSISRSRSPRRPSDSRSRYRSRSYSPAPRRRGADYSPSPRRRQEERPRSPPRGPPRGEDGKYSRRSYSPGYEGDAAPDRDRNGDTEIREKPGYEPEERRRGGRAVSRSPSGSKSVEASPR